The Dunckerocampus dactyliophorus isolate RoL2022-P2 chromosome 16, RoL_Ddac_1.1, whole genome shotgun sequence genome includes a window with the following:
- the LOC129168622 gene encoding spermatogenesis-associated protein 22 isoform X2, whose product MSQSRLQILLAPGCVSVPLFNQKKRNRIPLTSTPSENKFFSHTEFMPSTISATHGASGAYQASSSSSDSHPSQQWNKQDKPPPQHGSYRPAPTMRSYTPIVHPYKFGQSSNPVKQDDSRSVVTSRQTQYQTSTVSQQRPHFGFSQTSQQSAHTQFRPLPPPVQPPSALAAQTKQLPNKWNFTNSFGPQNSIFVGKKKSNKPQTRTPKGENNPKETPFDNSLRILTAVIDGMRHWSQFKDKVPHFFEIFATLDSAVTLGRHGSKNFLLRDGKEVVQCIFYENEQELPRLIRGQVHRCVGNYDRRQDVLVCVSVRSAQPSEVRNGQEAIKACDAHMRKLVRLLCEV is encoded by the exons ATGAGTCAGTCACGACTGCAGATACTTTTGGCGCCGG GCTGCGTCTCGGTGCCGCTCTTCAATCAGAAGAAAAGGAATCGAATTCCCTTGACGTCGACTCCCTCTGAGAATAAATTCTTTTCTCACACCGAGTTCATGCCAAGTACCATCTCAGCAACCCATGGTGCTTCAG GTGCTTACCAGGCCTCGAGTTCCTCTTCAGATTCTCATCCAAGTCAGCAATGGAACAAACAGGACAAGCCGCCCCCACAACATGGCAGTTATAGACCTGCCCCAACAATGAGATCCTACACGCCTATAGTGCATCCGTACAAATTTGGACAAAGCAG CAACCCGGTGAAACAGGATGATTCCAGGTCCGTTGTCACGTCCAGACAGACCCAATATCAAACCTCCACCGTTAGTCAGCAGAGACCTCATTTTGGGTTCTCTCAGACGAGCCAGCAGTCTGCTCACACACAGTTCAGACCTCTGCCTCCCCCTGTCCAGCCACCCAGCGCGTTAGCTGCTCAGACAAAACAGTTGCCAAACAAATGGAATTTTACAAACAGTTTTGGACCACAGAATTCCATCTTTGTGGGAAAAAAGAAGTCAAACAAACCCCAGACTCGAACTCCAAAG GGTGAGAATAATCCAAAAGAAACACCTTTTGATAACTCACTCCGGATCTTGACAGCAGTAATTGATGGCATGAGACACTGGAGTCAGTTTAAAGACAAAGTGCCGCACTTTTTTGAGATATTTG CTACTCTCGACTCTGCTGTCACCCTCGGTCGCCATGGATCTAAAAACTTCCTCTTGAGAGATGGCAAGGAGGTTGTGCAGTGTATCTTCTATGAAAAT GAGCAAGAACTACCTCGACTGATCCGTGGTCAAGTTCACCGCTGTGTGGGTAACTATGATCGTCGCCAAgatgtgctggtgtgtgtgtcggTCAGGTCCGCCCAGCCCTCAGAGGTCAGGAACGGTCAAGAGGCCATCAAAGCTTGCGATGCTCACATGCGGAAACTCGTCAGATTGCTTTGCGAAGTCTGA
- the LOC129168622 gene encoding spermatogenesis-associated protein 22 isoform X1, translated as MMRRNENQPSRPTSGCVSVPLFNQKKRNRIPLTSTPSENKFFSHTEFMPSTISATHGASGAYQASSSSSDSHPSQQWNKQDKPPPQHGSYRPAPTMRSYTPIVHPYKFGQSSNPVKQDDSRSVVTSRQTQYQTSTVSQQRPHFGFSQTSQQSAHTQFRPLPPPVQPPSALAAQTKQLPNKWNFTNSFGPQNSIFVGKKKSNKPQTRTPKGENNPKETPFDNSLRILTAVIDGMRHWSQFKDKVPHFFEIFATLDSAVTLGRHGSKNFLLRDGKEVVQCIFYENEQELPRLIRGQVHRCVGNYDRRQDVLVCVSVRSAQPSEVRNGQEAIKACDAHMRKLVRLLCEV; from the exons ATGATGAGAAGGAATGAAAATCAGCCAAGCAGACCAACATCAG GCTGCGTCTCGGTGCCGCTCTTCAATCAGAAGAAAAGGAATCGAATTCCCTTGACGTCGACTCCCTCTGAGAATAAATTCTTTTCTCACACCGAGTTCATGCCAAGTACCATCTCAGCAACCCATGGTGCTTCAG GTGCTTACCAGGCCTCGAGTTCCTCTTCAGATTCTCATCCAAGTCAGCAATGGAACAAACAGGACAAGCCGCCCCCACAACATGGCAGTTATAGACCTGCCCCAACAATGAGATCCTACACGCCTATAGTGCATCCGTACAAATTTGGACAAAGCAG CAACCCGGTGAAACAGGATGATTCCAGGTCCGTTGTCACGTCCAGACAGACCCAATATCAAACCTCCACCGTTAGTCAGCAGAGACCTCATTTTGGGTTCTCTCAGACGAGCCAGCAGTCTGCTCACACACAGTTCAGACCTCTGCCTCCCCCTGTCCAGCCACCCAGCGCGTTAGCTGCTCAGACAAAACAGTTGCCAAACAAATGGAATTTTACAAACAGTTTTGGACCACAGAATTCCATCTTTGTGGGAAAAAAGAAGTCAAACAAACCCCAGACTCGAACTCCAAAG GGTGAGAATAATCCAAAAGAAACACCTTTTGATAACTCACTCCGGATCTTGACAGCAGTAATTGATGGCATGAGACACTGGAGTCAGTTTAAAGACAAAGTGCCGCACTTTTTTGAGATATTTG CTACTCTCGACTCTGCTGTCACCCTCGGTCGCCATGGATCTAAAAACTTCCTCTTGAGAGATGGCAAGGAGGTTGTGCAGTGTATCTTCTATGAAAAT GAGCAAGAACTACCTCGACTGATCCGTGGTCAAGTTCACCGCTGTGTGGGTAACTATGATCGTCGCCAAgatgtgctggtgtgtgtgtcggTCAGGTCCGCCCAGCCCTCAGAGGTCAGGAACGGTCAAGAGGCCATCAAAGCTTGCGATGCTCACATGCGGAAACTCGTCAGATTGCTTTGCGAAGTCTGA
- the LOC129168622 gene encoding spermatogenesis-associated protein 22 isoform X3, with protein MPSTISATHGASGAYQASSSSSDSHPSQQWNKQDKPPPQHGSYRPAPTMRSYTPIVHPYKFGQSSNPVKQDDSRSVVTSRQTQYQTSTVSQQRPHFGFSQTSQQSAHTQFRPLPPPVQPPSALAAQTKQLPNKWNFTNSFGPQNSIFVGKKKSNKPQTRTPKGENNPKETPFDNSLRILTAVIDGMRHWSQFKDKVPHFFEIFATLDSAVTLGRHGSKNFLLRDGKEVVQCIFYENEQELPRLIRGQVHRCVGNYDRRQDVLVCVSVRSAQPSEVRNGQEAIKACDAHMRKLVRLLCEV; from the exons ATGCCAAGTACCATCTCAGCAACCCATGGTGCTTCAG GTGCTTACCAGGCCTCGAGTTCCTCTTCAGATTCTCATCCAAGTCAGCAATGGAACAAACAGGACAAGCCGCCCCCACAACATGGCAGTTATAGACCTGCCCCAACAATGAGATCCTACACGCCTATAGTGCATCCGTACAAATTTGGACAAAGCAG CAACCCGGTGAAACAGGATGATTCCAGGTCCGTTGTCACGTCCAGACAGACCCAATATCAAACCTCCACCGTTAGTCAGCAGAGACCTCATTTTGGGTTCTCTCAGACGAGCCAGCAGTCTGCTCACACACAGTTCAGACCTCTGCCTCCCCCTGTCCAGCCACCCAGCGCGTTAGCTGCTCAGACAAAACAGTTGCCAAACAAATGGAATTTTACAAACAGTTTTGGACCACAGAATTCCATCTTTGTGGGAAAAAAGAAGTCAAACAAACCCCAGACTCGAACTCCAAAG GGTGAGAATAATCCAAAAGAAACACCTTTTGATAACTCACTCCGGATCTTGACAGCAGTAATTGATGGCATGAGACACTGGAGTCAGTTTAAAGACAAAGTGCCGCACTTTTTTGAGATATTTG CTACTCTCGACTCTGCTGTCACCCTCGGTCGCCATGGATCTAAAAACTTCCTCTTGAGAGATGGCAAGGAGGTTGTGCAGTGTATCTTCTATGAAAAT GAGCAAGAACTACCTCGACTGATCCGTGGTCAAGTTCACCGCTGTGTGGGTAACTATGATCGTCGCCAAgatgtgctggtgtgtgtgtcggTCAGGTCCGCCCAGCCCTCAGAGGTCAGGAACGGTCAAGAGGCCATCAAAGCTTGCGATGCTCACATGCGGAAACTCGTCAGATTGCTTTGCGAAGTCTGA